The Sesamum indicum cultivar Zhongzhi No. 13 linkage group LG6, S_indicum_v1.0, whole genome shotgun sequence genome has a segment encoding these proteins:
- the LOC105163183 gene encoding bidirectional sugar transporter NEC1 isoform X1, producing the protein MPILSTLHIANAFGILGNIVSFLVYLAPLPTFYRIWKKKSTEGFQAIPYSVALFSAMLYLYYAFLKQNSIILITINTIGCVTEIAYLTVYMIYATKVSRVSTTRLLFLFNVSLLGVVIGATYLLARGHQRVTAVGWICAAFSVSVFAAPLAIIRRVIRTKSVEFMPFYLSFFLTICAVVWFLYGFLIKDYFIAGPNILGFIFGIMQMTLYVVYKDRKQQILPAAVVETKCGDHIIKDVDHQSQLQENSSETQPNNKRDLEIVVLDYGEQVVHGVVVLQPNHLP; encoded by the exons ATGCCAATTCTTTCTACACTTCACATCGCCAATGCTTTCGGCATTCTTG GCAATATAGTGTCGTTCTTGGTTTACTTGGCACCGCT GCCCACATTTTACAGGATATGGAAGAAGAAATCGACGGAGGGGTTTCAAGCAATCCCTTATTCAGTGGCATTGTTCAGTGCTATGCTCTATTTATATTACGCATTTTTGAAGCAAAATTCAATCATCCTCATCACAATCAACACCATCGGATGCGTCACTGAAATTGCGTATCTAACCGTGTACATGATCTACGCAACCAAAGTATCCCGA GTTTCTACTACCAGACTGCTGTTTTTGTTCAATGTATCATTACTAGGAGTTGTGATTGGTGCTACATATTTGCTTGCTAGAGGGCATCAAAGAGTGACGGCCGTTGGATGGATCTGTGCTGCCTTCTCCGTCAGCGTTTTTGCTGCTCCGCTTGCCATCATC AGACGGGTTATACGTACGAAAAGTGTGGAGTTTATGCCATTCTACCTCTCATTTTTCCTCACTATATGCGCTGTCGTATGGTTCTTGTATGGTTTCTTGATCAAGGATTACTTCATTGCT GGACCAAACATTCTGGGATTCATATTTGGGATCATGCAGATGACATTGTACGTGGTGTACAAGGACCGGAAACAACAGATTCTACCCGCAGCAGTTGTAGAAACCAAGTGTGGTGATCATATCATCAAAGATGTGGATCATCAGTCTCAGCTTCAGGAGAACTCATCAGAAACTCAACCTAACAACAAGCGCG
- the LOC105163352 gene encoding aspartic proteinase CDR1-like gives MVVALRILLLLFQTHGVTGKMRGITLPLIHPESPESPIFKINQTNEQRIQGLIYQSHARVAGYFLTDVSSITQIRPPYPSFKSYFLYMDAGSDLLWIQCEGCRAPGGRCFNQEGPVYPNSLSGSYYPLPCKKHKLCPPNQCINASCSYNIKYLDNTSSSGILATENFVFNSTFGKMEVLKNLVYGCGIDNRKNYGNNSNQIAGIMGLGWGSYSIFSQANSLTESRFSYCLPAISKYTQKWPNTYLRFGNDAVKQSSSSTTPLLRINDQKVYHVVLQGISVNSKTLNVSDRDFRLRGDGSGGCIIDSGTPFSRLIKPAYVVLEKTLKRYFWGQRNLELCYERKNAQGFKNLPSMTFHLKNADLVVLPEALFLVMDKISSVKGEYICLAILPSDFISVIGSYQQTNQRLIYNTKQQQLLFSPENCSKDA, from the exons ATGGTAGTTGCTCTACGTATTTTGCTTCTGCTATTCCAAACACATGGTGTGACAGGGAAAATGAGAGGGATAACACTACCACTTATCCACCCGGAATCCCCTGAGTCACCGATTTTTAAGATCAACCAAACTAATGAACAGAGAATTCAGGGACTAATATATCAATCCCATGCTCGAGTTGCTGGCTACTTTCTTACTGATGTATCATCAATAACCCAAA TCAGACCTCCTTATCCATCGTTCAAGTCATACTTCTTGTATATGGACGCCGGTAGTGATTTGTTGTGGATTCAGTGTGAGGGATGCAGGGCTCCTGGCGGCAGATGTTTCAATCAGGAAGGACCTGTTTACCCAAATAGTCTGTCGGGCTCGTATTATCCCCTCCCTTGTAAGAAACATAAGCTGTGCCCGCCAAACCAGTGCATCAATGCTTCATGCTCATATAACATTAAGTATTTAGACAATACCTCCTCGTCTGGCATTCTGGCGACTGAAAACTTCGTATTCAACTCAACTTTTGGAAAAATGGAGGTTCTGAAGAACCTGGTATATGGTTGTGGAATTGATAACAGgaaaaattatggtaataATAGCAATCAAATTGCAGGAATTATGGGTCTTGGATGGGGTTCATATTCTATTTTCAGTCAAGCTAACTCTCTGACAGAAAGTAGATTTTCGTACTGTCTTCCAGCAATCAGCAAATACACTCAGAAGTGGCCTAATACATATTTAAGATTTGGCAATGATGCAGTTAAACAGTCAAGTTCAAGCACCACACCTTTACTCCGTATTAACGATCAAAAAGTTTATCATGTTGTTTTACAAGGCATTAGCGTCAACAGCAAGACGCTGAACGTTTCTGATCGAGATTTCAGATTGAGAGGCGATGGCTCTGGTGGCTGCATAATAGACTCCGGCACTCCATTCTCCAGACTCATAAAACCGGCTTATGTAGTACTGGAAAAGACACTGAAGAGGTACTTCTGGGGCCAAAGAAACTTGGAGCTCTGCTATGAGCGCAAAAACGCCCAAGGGTTTAAAAACCTTCCTAGCATGacttttcatttaaaaaatgctGATCTTGTGGTTCTGCCAGAAGCACTGTTTCTTGTCATGGATAAGATTAGCTCAGTCAAAGGCGAATACATTTGCTTGGCAATTCTTCCAAGTGATTTTATTAGTGTAATAGGATCATACCAGCAGACCAACCAACGTCTCATATATAACACAAAACAACAGCAGCTGCTTTTCAGCCCGGAGAATTGCTCAAAAGATGCTTAA
- the LOC105163181 gene encoding zinc finger protein CONSTANS-LIKE 13, translating to MSVADQENYDFGDRGGRLCDFCNESKALLYCRADSARLCFNCDREVHSTNPLFKKHNRSLLCDSCNSSPSSIFCCSESAVLCQNCDWENHNNFKSIHDRRPIEGFNGCPSVSELLNFLGLEDLGKKSLVFGGGNDEGFLDLLVWETPAVVSLDDLIVSNNSVDSGLSFQAMGVPPLPKNRNAACGKHKEEILCQLREMAKAEPNFDGSMQELDPVEFQSLVPGKCQLRDISPGPESNAEPISVPSYETSTLNWFDFTGGVEDKGFPSTFVGSFNEMNHLVPDKDSDVGDCTGIANGLQEVQSSIPVDSKSFQGLPISGVRELNTQERDSAISRYKEKRKTRRYDKHIRYESRKVRAESRTRIKGRFAKMDR from the exons ATGAGTGTAGCCGACCAAGAAAATTACGACTTTGGCGATCGAGGTGGTCGCCTCTGCGATTTCTGCAACGAATCGAAAGCCCTGCTTTACTGCCGGGCTGACTCCGCAAGACTTTGTTTCAACTGCGATAGGGAAGTACACTCCACTAACCCACTCTTCAAGAAACACAACCGCTCCCTTCTCTGCGATTCCTGCAATTCTTCGCCTTCTTCAATTTTCTGCTGCTCTGAGTCCGCCGTGCTTTGTCAGAACTGCGACTGGGAGAACCACAACAACTTTAAGTCTATTCATGACCGAAGACCGATTGAGGGGTTTAATGGGTGCCCTTCTGTGAGTGAGTTGTTGAATTTTCTTGGTTTGGAGGACTTGGGGAAGAAAAGTTTGGTTTTTGGTGGAGGGAACGATGAGGGTTTTCTGGATTTGTTGGTCTGGGAGACTCCTGCGGTTGTGAGTCTTGATGATTTGATTGTTTCGAACAATTCTGTGGATTCTGGGCTTAGTTTTCAGGCTATGGGGGTCCCTCCTTTGCCGAAG AACCGAAATGCAGCATGTGGCAAACACAAAGAAGAAATACTCTGCCAACTTCGGGAGATGGCTAAAGCAGAACCCAACTTTGATGGTTCCATGCAAGAACTTGATCCTGTTGAATTTCAATCACTAGTGCCTGGAAAGTGTCAGTTGAGGGATATCAGTCCAGGCCCTGAAAGTAATGCAGAGCCGATATCAGTTCCTTCATATGAG ACAAGTACACTTAATTGGTTTGATTTTACTGGTGGGGTTGAAGATAAAGGCTTTCCTTCCACATTTGTCGGAAGCTTCAACGAGATGAACCACTTGGTACCTGACAAGGATTCAGATGTTGGCGACTGTACAGGTATTGCAAATGGTCTCCAAGAAGTTCAATCATCTATTCCTGTCGATTCCAAGTCTTTTCAAGGGCTTCCTATATCCGGAGTACGTGAATTGAACACCCAGGAAAGAGACTCTGCAATCTCACGGtacaaagagaaaaggaaaactaGAAG GTACGACAAGCACATTAGATATGAATCAAGGAAAGTTCGTGCAGAAAGTAGGACGAGAATAAAGGGTCGATTTGCGAAGATGGACCGCTAA
- the LOC105163182 gene encoding aspartic proteinase nepenthesin-1-like, which yields MGQIDVQLFHYIVKVGIGTFKSKPQYKEYHLEMDTGSNLVWIQCEGCTKCFKQTPKPFPKEKSSSFHPILIKNMPMTYECGYEDGASTRGVMARETFYLRSNSSGLATVKKLEFGCGLYNNMQYGNYRNNKIAGILGLGWDDPSFAKQLSSHSKGKFSYCLPVVSKKTPSTYLRFGDDIALSKNSRSTPLYRTNISSSYRVDVQGISLNKSRLKINPKVFEFKNNGSSGGCIIDSGTPYSRIITPAFDILKLELEKYFSRFKNLKRIKANLGLDLCYERIKPEGFNNLPDLTFHLGGSQADFVMKPEAVFEVVPPSSRPIKSREYFCLAMVKNKKMSILGSHQQTNQRIIHDTMNKRLLFYQEDCSKNP from the coding sequence ATGGGACAGATTGATGTGCAACTCTTTCATTACATTGTCAAAGTTGGAATCGGTACATTCAAATCCAAACCACAGTACAAAGAGTACCACTTAGAAATGGACACCGGGAGCAACCTAGTATGGATCCAATGTGAAGGCTGCACTAAATGCTTTAAGCAAACACCAAAGCCATTTCCCAAAGAAAAATCCTCATCTTTTCACCCTATTCTCATAAAAAACATGCCTATGACCTACGAGTGTGGGTACGAAGACGGAGCAAGCACCCGTGGTGTAATGGCCAGAGAAACATTTTACCTCAGATCAAATTCGAGCGGATTGGCAACAGTCAAGAAATTAGAATTTGGTTGTGGTTTGTACAATAATATGCAGTACGGAAACTATAGAAACAACAAGATTGCAGGAATACTGGGTCTGGGATGGGATGATCCATCGTTCGCTAAACAGCTCAGCTCCCACAGCAAAGGCAAATTCTCCTACTGCCTGCCTGTTGTGTCAAAGAAAACACCAAGCACATATCTGAGATTTGGCGACGATATAGCCCTGTCCAAGAATTCCAGAAGCACCCCATTGTACAGAACAAACATAAGCAGCTCTTATCGCGTAGACGTCCAAGGAATTAGCCTCAACAAAAGTAGGCTGAAAATCAACCCAAAAGTGTTTGAATTCAAGAATAACGGCAGCTCAGGCGGGTGCATAATCGACTCAGGCACGCCATATTCAAGAATCATAACACCTGCATTCGACATATTGAAACTAGAGCTCGAAAAATACTTTTCCAGATTCAAGAACTTAAAGAGAATAAAAGCTAATTTGGGCTTGGACTTATGCTACGAGAGGATCAAGCCTGAAGGGTTCAACAATCTTCCTGATCTTACTTTTCACTTAGGTGGATCACAGGCAGACTTTGTCATGAAGCCTGAGGCAGTTTTTGAGGTGGTTCCTCCATCATCTCGTCCCATAAAGTCTCGTGAATACTTTTGTTTGGCGATGGTTAAGAACAAGAAGATGTCCATCCTAGGTTCTCATCAGCAAACAAATCAAAGGATCATACATGATACCATGAATAAGCGGCTACTCTTTTATCAGGAGGATTGTTCTAAAAATCCATGA